One segment of SAR324 cluster bacterium DNA contains the following:
- a CDS encoding pentapeptide repeat-containing protein, whose amino-acid sequence MKNHDPEHLRQLLETKVCPKGELFGVDLSKADLPKAVLYSSDLREAKLSKANLAKADLQEANLVGSDLHGADLNGVNLHQANLAQVDLSGALLFFADLHEANLPEANLKSADLTEVDLLHANLEGADLSGAKLSGAKLRGANLVGADLTNADLSEANLSEANLSEVDLSGADIREADLSKAVLSQAKLVGANLHRIRLQGADLTDADLTDANLYGIDLREAITENTLFKKAKLCNTILPDGKVEYRDCEEDTEAE is encoded by the coding sequence ATGAAAAACCACGATCCTGAGCACTTGCGTCAACTTCTGGAGACCAAGGTTTGTCCTAAGGGCGAGTTGTTTGGTGTAGATCTTTCGAAAGCCGATTTGCCCAAGGCCGTCCTGTATTCTTCAGATCTGCGAGAAGCCAAGCTGTCCAAAGCCAATTTAGCAAAAGCCGATTTGCAGGAGGCCAATCTGGTAGGATCGGATCTCCATGGAGCTGACTTGAACGGGGTCAATCTTCACCAAGCCAATTTGGCACAGGTGGACTTATCGGGAGCCTTACTGTTCTTTGCTGATCTGCATGAAGCCAATTTACCAGAAGCCAACTTGAAGAGTGCAGATTTGACGGAAGTCGATTTGTTGCACGCAAACCTCGAAGGAGCAGACCTTTCAGGTGCCAAATTGTCTGGAGCGAAATTACGAGGTGCTAATTTGGTTGGTGCTGACTTGACGAATGCGGATCTAAGCGAAGCAAATTTGAGTGAAGCGAATTTGAGTGAGGTAGACTTGTCAGGCGCAGACATACGAGAAGCAGATCTGAGCAAAGCTGTACTGAGCCAAGCCAAGCTAGTTGGAGCAAACTTACATCGAATCCGACTTCAAGGCGCTGACTTGACGGATGCCGATTTGACCGATGCAAACTTGTACGGTATTGACCTACGAGAAGCGATTACAGAGAACACGCTGTTCAAAAAGGCAAAGCTTTGCAATACGATCTTGCCTGATGGCAAGGTGGAATACCGTGATTGTGAGGAAGATACAGAAGCAGAATGA
- a CDS encoding aminoglycoside phosphotransferase family protein, with the protein MKPELSNQQILQFLTEKYGSELQWAPIAEGMESRVLTFVWENQQYILRVNPNQSGFQKDRWCFQQFHSEELPIPEIVEIGSFSPYYAYSISHRLSGITLEDSASPTLQQLTPYVSQVWRVISQAPLPSSEGFGPFDEYGHATFSSWQSFLQSTVHGKDQQWDHLFASNLLDATALEPVMQSYLQLTEHCPEERKLVHGDFGSNNVLINGQKITGVLDWDCALYGDPLFDVAGSFFWSPWLDCMRIQSEFFQQTLKNETNFAVRQQCYQLRCGLEEIHENALAGNQKLLNWLLNRTMWIHQAI; encoded by the coding sequence ATGAAACCCGAACTTTCCAACCAGCAAATCTTACAATTTCTGACCGAAAAATATGGATCTGAACTGCAATGGGCTCCCATTGCCGAGGGAATGGAATCTCGAGTACTCACATTTGTTTGGGAGAACCAGCAATATATCCTGCGAGTGAATCCCAATCAGTCTGGATTTCAGAAAGATCGCTGGTGCTTTCAACAGTTTCATTCTGAAGAGTTGCCAATTCCTGAAATTGTTGAGATTGGCTCATTCTCACCCTACTATGCCTACAGTATTTCCCATCGACTTTCTGGTATCACACTTGAGGACAGTGCAAGTCCAACTCTCCAACAACTCACTCCGTACGTTAGTCAGGTTTGGAGGGTAATTAGCCAAGCGCCGCTGCCAAGCTCTGAAGGCTTTGGTCCTTTTGACGAGTACGGACACGCTACCTTCTCATCCTGGCAATCCTTTTTACAGTCAACAGTACATGGGAAAGATCAACAGTGGGACCATCTGTTTGCCAGTAATTTGCTAGATGCCACAGCACTTGAACCTGTGATGCAGAGCTATCTCCAACTGACTGAGCATTGTCCTGAAGAACGCAAGCTGGTGCACGGAGACTTTGGTTCTAATAATGTATTAATCAATGGTCAAAAGATTACTGGAGTATTGGACTGGGACTGTGCGCTCTATGGGGATCCACTTTTTGATGTAGCTGGGAGTTTTTTCTGGTCACCATGGCTCGACTGCATGCGAATTCAGTCAGAGTTCTTTCAGCAAACACTAAAGAACGAAACCAACTTTGCTGTGCGCCAGCAGTGCTATCAACTGCGTTGTGGACTTGAAGAAATCCATGAAAATGCTTTGGCAGGAAATCAAAAATTATTGAACTGGCTCCTCAACCGAACTATGTGGATTCATCAAGCAATTTAG
- a CDS encoding SDR family oxidoreductase, with translation MFSLKNKVAVVTGGSMGIGAMIAEGFLNFGARVYLVARNAEQLKSKQAEFSKLGECEVISADLKDLAGIKQFVSQFAERESRLDILVNNAGISDGGKALDDVTESDWDRVMDLNIKSIYFLIQAFLPYMRVDCSPETPKKVINIASIDGCGKINPFYNFAYGVSKAGLIQLGKHLGDSLAWEGIYINTISPGDFPTDLNQIARDYTEEMRNYIPGKRVGEKGNIAGAAIFLASDAGNYSVGSNIVVDGGESVRGIQRAFFADKMTTVDLNK, from the coding sequence ATGTTCTCTTTAAAGAACAAGGTGGCTGTGGTCACCGGCGGCTCAATGGGAATCGGGGCTATGATTGCCGAGGGATTCCTGAACTTTGGGGCTAGGGTGTACCTGGTGGCCCGCAATGCAGAGCAACTAAAGTCGAAGCAAGCGGAATTTTCCAAGCTAGGGGAGTGTGAGGTCATTTCTGCAGATTTGAAAGACCTGGCTGGGATCAAACAATTTGTGTCCCAGTTTGCCGAGAGAGAATCTCGACTCGATATTCTTGTCAATAACGCTGGCATCTCCGATGGTGGCAAGGCATTGGACGATGTGACTGAATCGGATTGGGATCGGGTCATGGATCTCAACATCAAATCTATCTATTTTTTGATCCAGGCTTTTCTCCCTTATATGCGAGTGGATTGCTCTCCAGAAACTCCGAAAAAAGTAATCAATATTGCTTCGATTGATGGCTGTGGAAAGATCAATCCTTTCTATAATTTTGCCTATGGTGTCAGCAAGGCAGGGTTGATCCAATTGGGTAAACATCTTGGGGACAGCTTGGCTTGGGAAGGCATCTACATCAACACAATTTCTCCGGGAGATTTCCCTACAGACTTAAATCAAATTGCTCGAGACTATACCGAAGAGATGCGCAATTACATACCAGGCAAACGAGTTGGTGAGAAAGGGAATATAGCAGGAGCAGCCATTTTTCTAGCTTCTGATGCAGGCAATTACAGTGTAGGTTCGAATATTGTTGTGGATGGAGGCGAAAGCGTACGTGGTATCCAACGGGCGTTCTTTGCTGACAAAATGACTACGGTTGATCTAAATAAATAG
- a CDS encoding RraA family protein has product MTQSNEQSLQALKALDTPTVCNAIEAVYPNRRNRGFTIRPFTCSRPSLPSIVGHARTARLRAMHQPTDAWNRDSYYSYVAEGGPIPSISVIQDLDEMPGYGSFWGEVNSNLHYGLGCLGVITNGCVRDIPDAQDKFQMLAGMVNPSHAWVHLVDWGQSVTVHGMDVEDGDLIHADMHGAVVVPQDGIQEIVEMAQKIFDKERILINASQQPGFNIEKLREAWKNMAEFH; this is encoded by the coding sequence ATGACACAATCAAATGAGCAATCGCTTCAAGCCTTGAAAGCACTGGATACCCCGACGGTTTGCAATGCAATTGAGGCCGTGTATCCGAATCGAAGAAATCGGGGCTTCACGATTCGCCCATTTACCTGCTCACGTCCCTCTTTGCCTTCTATCGTGGGGCATGCACGAACTGCCAGATTACGAGCAATGCATCAGCCCACAGATGCCTGGAATCGAGATAGTTACTACAGCTATGTGGCTGAAGGAGGCCCTATACCAAGTATTTCTGTGATCCAGGATCTAGACGAGATGCCGGGCTACGGTTCGTTTTGGGGAGAGGTGAATAGTAATTTGCACTATGGCCTTGGTTGCCTGGGAGTCATTACCAATGGTTGTGTTCGAGACATTCCAGATGCCCAGGACAAGTTTCAAATGCTGGCTGGGATGGTTAATCCATCACATGCCTGGGTGCACCTTGTGGACTGGGGGCAGTCGGTGACCGTCCATGGTATGGATGTCGAGGACGGAGATTTGATTCATGCAGATATGCATGGTGCTGTGGTTGTTCCCCAAGACGGAATTCAGGAAATTGTTGAGATGGCCCAGAAGATTTTTGATAAGGAGCGGATCCTGATCAATGCCAGCCAACAACCAGGCTTTAACATCGAAAAACTGCGGGAAGCCTGGAAAAACATGGCTGAATTCCATTGA
- a CDS encoding glycoside hydrolase family 2 TIM barrel-domain containing protein: protein GNLTADREIEIVLRARDYDDRPQPRGKQARGFAGHGALYGRTTGIWQTVWMEPVPQIHLQRPRLTPVGSTESLQVVQPLSIPTEGHQVRFQILADGKEVASKTLKTNADFTLQADIPLPTVRRWTIEDPFLYEVNVELRNTSNAVVDSYQSYFGFRTVSLDGKKFKLNGKTIFQRLVLDQGYYPDGLMTAPRDEDLVEDIRLSLEAGFNGARLHQKVFEERFLYHADRMGYLVWGEFGDWGAANLGRFPHHQSFSASYITEWLEAIERDYSHPSIVGWCPLNETWEPIMEEMSQLDDITKGMFLATKAMDPTRPVLDTSGYSHRIHETDVYDCHDYTQDPEKFAEHHSHVGEGDPYQNEWKVEGPHLRDYRGRPLKQRWSTPYRGQPYFVSEFGGIWWNPEDEHRDSWGYGERPKNIEEFYDRFEKLCTILLKNPLMFGYCYTQLTDIDQEQNGIYTYRRDIKFDMQRIRRVQTQIAAIEKLAD from the coding sequence GGCAATTTGACTGCTGATCGAGAGATTGAAATCGTTTTACGGGCCCGAGATTATGATGATCGCCCACAGCCTCGAGGGAAGCAAGCAAGAGGCTTTGCTGGCCATGGTGCTTTATACGGGAGAACTACTGGCATCTGGCAAACTGTCTGGATGGAGCCAGTTCCACAGATTCACCTACAACGCCCTCGTCTGACTCCTGTTGGATCCACAGAATCCTTGCAGGTTGTACAGCCTTTGAGCATTCCGACCGAGGGACATCAGGTTCGTTTCCAAATCCTTGCCGATGGGAAAGAGGTTGCCTCCAAGACCTTAAAAACAAATGCTGATTTCACTCTTCAAGCAGATATCCCTTTACCCACAGTGCGACGTTGGACTATAGAGGATCCTTTCCTCTATGAAGTGAATGTAGAGTTGCGGAATACTAGCAATGCAGTCGTCGATTCTTACCAAAGTTACTTCGGCTTTCGAACGGTATCGTTGGATGGCAAGAAGTTTAAACTCAACGGCAAAACGATCTTCCAGCGGCTTGTACTGGACCAAGGTTACTACCCAGACGGATTGATGACGGCTCCTCGTGATGAGGATCTAGTTGAAGATATTCGGCTCAGTTTAGAGGCTGGTTTCAATGGAGCGCGGCTTCACCAGAAAGTGTTCGAAGAACGTTTCCTGTACCATGCCGATCGCATGGGTTACCTGGTCTGGGGAGAATTTGGAGACTGGGGTGCAGCCAATCTTGGACGCTTTCCTCACCATCAAAGCTTTTCTGCTTCCTACATCACAGAGTGGCTTGAAGCTATCGAGCGGGATTATTCACATCCAAGTATTGTAGGTTGGTGTCCTCTCAACGAAACTTGGGAACCTATCATGGAGGAGATGTCGCAACTGGATGACATCACAAAAGGTATGTTCCTGGCGACCAAGGCCATGGATCCAACTCGGCCTGTACTGGACACATCGGGTTACTCCCATCGGATTCATGAGACCGATGTCTACGACTGCCACGACTACACTCAGGATCCAGAAAAGTTTGCAGAACATCACTCACATGTTGGCGAGGGAGACCCCTATCAGAATGAGTGGAAGGTAGAGGGGCCTCATCTGCGAGATTATCGTGGGCGACCTCTCAAACAACGTTGGTCAACCCCTTACCGAGGTCAACCCTACTTTGTCAGCGAGTTTGGGGGAATTTGGTGGAACCCAGAAGATGAGCATCGTGATTCCTGGGGATACGGTGAGAGACCGAAAAATATCGAAGAGTTTTATGACCGCTTTGAAAAACTCTGTACGATCCTGCTAAAGAATCCGCTAATGTTCGGCTATTGCTATACCCAACTCACCGATATTGATCAGGAGCAAAACGGGATCTACACCTATCGGCGAGATATTAAATTTGACATGCAGCGCATCCGGCGTGTTCAGACCCAGATCGCAGCTATTGAGAAGCTAGCAGACTAA